In Kordia antarctica, the following proteins share a genomic window:
- a CDS encoding penicillin acylase family protein: MKKAAKIIGILVLIIVIVGFIFYRTLLPTYDGTFDIENLQEEVSIHYDDYGIPHIYAENEADAFTALGFVHAQDRLWQMELIRRIAPGRLSEVFGEKVLVTDRLFVALGIDEASEQTVQELDKNSQSYKLAQAYIDGINQFIEHGATPIEFYLTGIDKTEFTIKDIHNIFGYMAFSFAMAHKTDPLLTSIQQKLGNEYLKDLGVHVNPKTSLLKNYPAKDTLKVKNTLVTAIDNALRPLPIPQFIGSNSWVLAPQKTATGKVLFANDPHIGFSQPSVWYEAHIHTPTYEMYGYHLAGTPFPLLGHNRKIAYGMTMFENDDIDFYWERNNSTETTITKTIKVKDGEDVTITVKRTNHGPILNDIADGIDFEQPVAMSWIYTQRKNRLLEACYEMSHARNQAAFEKAVPKIHAPGLNIMYGDAENNIGWYAVGQLIERPKHVNSKLILDGTSGKDEPIRFMEASENPSAVNPPWNYVHSANNQPDSINGSLYPGYYLPENRAKRIVELIESNDKWTKEDMMNMTLDVTSKTDVQAIQEVLNVIGMNDFSAKEKEAISILKNWNGDNQLTDIAPTIYHRFIYLYLKNTFTDELGKETFEQLLNTHILKRFTAPLLYQESIWYDNVSTEKKEMRSDILLQSFKEAIAKLETQLGNDINAWTWNKVHTLEHEHPMGQVETLRPYFNVGPYEVTGTREVINNLGFHYNDSGEYKVYAGPSTRRIVDFSDIENSMSILPTGQSGNPFSAHYQDQAAMYVQGKFRKMMLNTEEIKRTSKNTLILK, encoded by the coding sequence GTGAAGAAAGCTGCTAAAATTATTGGAATCCTAGTACTTATTATTGTCATTGTCGGATTCATATTTTATAGAACACTATTACCAACCTACGACGGAACATTCGATATTGAAAATCTTCAAGAAGAAGTTTCTATTCATTACGATGACTACGGAATTCCACACATATATGCCGAAAATGAAGCCGATGCATTTACTGCACTAGGTTTTGTACATGCGCAAGATCGTTTGTGGCAAATGGAACTCATTCGTAGAATTGCACCAGGAAGATTATCAGAAGTATTTGGCGAAAAAGTATTGGTAACAGATCGTCTTTTTGTCGCACTTGGCATAGATGAAGCTTCGGAACAAACCGTGCAGGAACTCGATAAAAATTCACAAAGCTACAAACTCGCGCAAGCGTATATTGACGGAATCAATCAATTTATAGAACATGGCGCAACGCCAATTGAATTCTACCTAACAGGAATTGACAAAACCGAATTTACCATCAAAGACATTCACAATATCTTTGGTTATATGGCTTTTAGCTTCGCGATGGCACACAAAACAGATCCACTTCTGACAAGCATTCAACAGAAATTAGGCAATGAATATCTAAAAGATTTAGGCGTTCATGTAAATCCGAAAACTTCATTATTAAAAAATTATCCTGCAAAAGATACTTTAAAAGTTAAAAATACACTTGTCACTGCAATTGATAATGCATTGCGTCCGTTGCCAATTCCGCAGTTTATTGGAAGTAATAGTTGGGTTTTGGCGCCACAAAAAACGGCGACAGGAAAAGTGCTTTTTGCGAACGATCCGCATATTGGATTTTCGCAACCTTCGGTTTGGTATGAAGCGCATATACACACGCCAACCTATGAAATGTACGGCTATCACTTGGCTGGAACTCCTTTTCCGTTACTAGGTCACAACAGAAAAATTGCGTACGGAATGACGATGTTTGAGAATGATGATATCGATTTTTATTGGGAACGAAACAATTCGACAGAAACAACCATCACAAAAACCATTAAAGTGAAAGATGGCGAAGATGTTACTATAACTGTAAAACGAACAAATCACGGACCAATTTTGAACGATATTGCAGACGGAATCGATTTTGAACAACCAGTTGCAATGTCTTGGATTTATACACAACGAAAAAATAGATTATTAGAAGCTTGTTATGAAATGTCGCATGCGCGGAATCAGGCAGCATTTGAAAAAGCTGTACCAAAAATTCATGCGCCAGGTTTAAATATTATGTATGGCGATGCAGAAAATAATATTGGTTGGTATGCGGTTGGACAACTTATTGAACGTCCAAAACATGTCAATTCGAAATTAATTTTGGATGGAACTTCTGGTAAAGATGAACCAATACGTTTTATGGAAGCTTCCGAGAATCCGAGCGCGGTAAATCCGCCGTGGAATTATGTGCATTCTGCCAATAATCAACCAGATAGTATTAATGGAAGTTTATATCCAGGCTATTATTTACCCGAAAATAGAGCAAAACGCATTGTGGAATTGATTGAATCAAATGACAAATGGACAAAAGAAGACATGATGAATATGACGCTTGATGTAACTTCAAAAACGGATGTTCAGGCGATTCAAGAAGTACTAAATGTGATTGGAATGAATGATTTTTCTGCCAAAGAAAAAGAAGCTATTTCTATTTTGAAAAACTGGAATGGTGATAATCAACTTACAGATATTGCACCAACCATTTACCATCGATTCATCTATCTATATTTAAAAAATACATTTACCGACGAATTAGGGAAAGAAACATTTGAACAATTACTTAATACACACATTTTAAAGCGATTTACTGCGCCACTACTCTACCAAGAATCAATTTGGTACGATAATGTTTCCACAGAAAAAAAAGAAATGAGAAGTGATATTTTATTACAATCATTCAAAGAAGCTATTGCAAAGTTAGAAACGCAATTGGGCAACGATATCAACGCTTGGACATGGAATAAAGTGCATACGTTAGAACATGAGCATCCAATGGGACAAGTAGAAACCTTGCGTCCGTATTTCAATGTTGGTCCGTACGAAGTGACGGGAACGCGCGAGGTGATTAACAATTTAGGGTTTCATTATAATGATTCTGGCGAATATAAAGTGTACGCCGGACCTTCTACACGACGCATTGTTGATTTTTCAGATATTGAAAATAGCATGAGTATTTTACCAACAGGACAATCGGGAAATCCGTTTAGTGCTCATTATCAAGATCAAGCAGCTATGTATGTTCAAGGGAAATTTAGAAAAATGATGTTAAACACAGAAGAAATAAAACGAACTTCTAAAAATACGTTGATTTTGAAATAG
- a CDS encoding Nramp family divalent metal transporter: protein MPITENKKSLLKKIIAIVLGFGPGIFAIGYTIGTGSVTAMIVAGSKYNMELLWVLLLSCLFSGILMFVYGNYGLITGETALFGFKKHLKYGKILAIVIIIGVTFGQWNSLMGILGISSNIIYEILVLNFDGLSNYKYEAVLITAIVIIVIFYLLMLVGKYTFFEKILVIFVTLMGVSFVFSLCFVQPLSIDVMKGLLPTIPDAPGAKIYVAAFVGTTMAAATFLSRPLFVKGKGWTLKNLDQQKKDAITAAVLIFIISGVIMAVAAGALFYQGKEVTHVLDMANTLEPVAGKWAVTIFFFGALSAGLSSIFPCLLIAPLLIADYQSGKLDTSSRQFRIITGIACLVALIGPAFNANPIEIQILSQVFNVFVLPLVILGIIIMVNSKKVMKEYKTSLGINIGLYAALFFSCVVSYAGVVGIIEKYF from the coding sequence ATGCCAATAACTGAAAACAAAAAATCTTTACTAAAAAAAATCATTGCCATTGTATTGGGTTTTGGACCTGGAATATTTGCCATTGGATATACTATTGGTACAGGAAGTGTAACCGCGATGATTGTTGCGGGAAGTAAATATAACATGGAATTATTATGGGTACTGCTATTAAGCTGTCTTTTCTCTGGTATATTAATGTTTGTGTATGGTAATTATGGCTTGATAACAGGCGAAACGGCACTTTTTGGGTTTAAAAAACACTTGAAATACGGTAAAATATTAGCCATAGTAATTATTATAGGAGTTACGTTTGGACAATGGAATTCATTAATGGGTATTTTAGGAATTTCATCAAACATTATTTATGAAATATTAGTATTGAATTTTGATGGATTAAGTAACTATAAATATGAAGCTGTTTTAATAACTGCCATTGTAATAATTGTTATATTTTACTTATTAATGTTGGTGGGAAAATATACTTTTTTCGAAAAAATACTAGTCATATTTGTAACCTTAATGGGAGTGTCATTTGTGTTTTCCTTATGTTTTGTGCAGCCATTATCTATAGATGTTATGAAAGGATTACTGCCAACAATACCAGATGCTCCAGGAGCAAAAATATATGTTGCAGCATTTGTAGGTACTACGATGGCAGCAGCAACTTTTTTATCACGCCCTTTATTTGTAAAAGGAAAAGGATGGACATTAAAAAACTTAGATCAACAAAAGAAAGATGCTATTACTGCCGCTGTTTTAATATTTATTATTAGTGGAGTTATAATGGCAGTAGCGGCTGGTGCTTTATTTTATCAAGGGAAAGAAGTTACGCATGTATTAGATATGGCAAATACGTTAGAACCTGTTGCTGGTAAATGGGCAGTTACTATTTTCTTCTTTGGAGCATTAAGTGCAGGATTATCCTCTATTTTCCCGTGTTTACTAATCGCACCATTATTGATTGCCGATTACCAATCTGGAAAATTAGATACCAGTTCGCGTCAGTTTAGAATCATAACAGGTATTGCTTGTTTAGTCGCGTTAATTGGTCCTGCGTTTAACGCAAATCCTATTGAGATTCAAATTCTATCTCAAGTATTTAATGTGTTTGTTTTGCCTTTAGTCATTCTCGGGATTATTATTATGGTAAACAGTAAAAAAGTGATGAAAGAATATAAAACAAGCCTAGGAATAAACATTGGATTGTATGCTGCATTGTTCTTTTCTTGTGTTGTGTCCTATGCAGGAGTTGTTGGTATTATAGAAAAATACTTTTAA
- a CDS encoding polysaccharide lyase family 7 protein, which produces MKKAISVIAILLVIVACKNNGKTSVDSTTQSENIIKYPSDVIPFMDEWKILLGDGSRSEELIGYEKEDFFYVSTENETDWVVYKTPNSGITSKTSSNTRTELGQKLHWIPEDGGKLTGTLKVQHVSTSGDATISSSYSVVIGQIHSDEGHENEPLKIFYKKFPGHTKGSVFWNYEINTEGDNSGRWDFSTAVWGHDFSVVGTDANTYPEEPKNGIELGEEFSYEVNVYKGIMYLTFTSESHETIRFTKNLLKSDFATKAQIPQQIIDVYASRRTVGVEREIAYAGEINYFKQGAYNQANGKTTKSETYDGDIAKQYANGSYAEVWFKEATVGEGTIPKN; this is translated from the coding sequence ATGAAAAAAGCAATATCCGTAATAGCAATACTTTTAGTAATAGTTGCGTGTAAAAATAATGGTAAAACTTCTGTAGATTCAACTACTCAAAGTGAAAATATTATAAAATATCCAAGCGATGTAATTCCTTTTATGGATGAATGGAAAATTCTTTTAGGAGATGGTTCTCGTTCTGAAGAATTAATCGGTTATGAAAAAGAAGATTTTTTCTATGTTTCAACTGAGAATGAAACGGATTGGGTAGTGTATAAAACGCCAAACTCTGGTATTACCTCAAAAACTTCAAGTAATACGAGAACAGAATTAGGACAAAAATTACATTGGATTCCAGAAGATGGAGGCAAACTAACAGGAACACTAAAAGTACAGCACGTTTCTACTTCTGGCGATGCAACTATTTCCTCTTCGTACTCGGTTGTCATTGGGCAAATTCATAGTGATGAAGGACATGAAAACGAACCTTTAAAAATATTTTATAAAAAATTCCCTGGACACACGAAAGGATCCGTTTTTTGGAATTATGAAATTAATACCGAAGGAGATAATTCCGGAAGATGGGATTTTTCAACAGCAGTTTGGGGTCATGATTTTTCAGTTGTTGGGACAGATGCAAATACGTATCCAGAAGAACCTAAAAACGGTATTGAATTAGGCGAAGAGTTTAGTTACGAAGTAAATGTCTACAAAGGGATCATGTATCTCACATTTACAAGTGAAAGTCACGAAACTATAAGGTTTACAAAGAACTTATTGAAATCAGACTTTGCTACAAAAGCACAAATTCCTCAGCAGATTATTGACGTGTATGCATCTAGACGAACTGTTGGTGTAGAAAGAGAAATTGCATATGCTGGCGAAATAAATTATTTTAAACAAGGTGCTTATAATCAGGCTAACGGGAAGACTACGAAATCAGAAACGTATGATGGCGATATAGCAAAGCAATATGCAAATGGAAGCTATGCAGAAGTTTGGTTTAAAGAAGCAACCGTAGGAGAAGGCACAATTCCTAAAAATTAA
- the gndA gene encoding NADP-dependent phosphogluconate dehydrogenase: MKKVIFIMGVSGCGKSTIGKLLSQELGLPFFDGDNFHPETNIKKMSSGHALNDDDRQSWLETLNDLAKQQLAKNSCVIVCSALKQKYRETLTKDIQHSSKWVFLQGSFEQIKERINNREGHFMSSDLLKSQFDTLEAPKNALQIAISLSPENIIKTIKNELMTTSEFGLFGLGVMGKSLCRNLATNGFKISMFNRHVEGVEEDIAKNFKAQHSELDQAEAFDDISSFINSLQTPRKIMLMVNAGKTIDHVIEDLFPFLSKGDILIDGGNSNYNKTKERFAYLKTKNIHFIGAGVSGGEEGALKGPSIMLGGNKETYKEVQPFLEAIAAKDKNNLPCCTYIGNEGSGHFVKMVHNGIEYVEMQLLAEVFMVLKKLGNNPDEIATILESWKTTVNSYLLEITIAILRKKEGDDWLVNKIMDKAGNKGTGNWTTITTAQLGVPSTMIASALFARYISFYKEDRILASQNFPSSNQVKPDVSTDEILKAYQFARIINHYQGFTLIQEASKSYKWNLNLSELARIWTNGCIIKSDLMIELVTIFKTTSNILTNENILKELNTLKPAIKKVVSECILHELPIPNLSESINFLHSFAIANSSANIIQAQRDYFGAHTYQRKDDTSGKFYHTNWN; the protein is encoded by the coding sequence TTGAAAAAAGTCATCTTTATTATGGGAGTTTCTGGTTGTGGCAAAAGCACTATCGGGAAATTACTATCACAAGAATTAGGGCTTCCTTTTTTTGATGGAGATAATTTTCATCCAGAAACTAACATTAAAAAAATGTCTAGTGGACACGCTTTAAATGATGATGACAGACAAAGTTGGTTAGAAACTCTAAACGATTTGGCGAAACAACAATTAGCTAAGAACAGTTGCGTTATTGTCTGTTCTGCTTTAAAGCAAAAGTATCGCGAAACTTTAACTAAAGATATTCAACATAGTTCAAAATGGGTTTTTCTTCAAGGTTCATTTGAACAGATTAAAGAAAGAATTAATAATCGGGAAGGTCATTTTATGAGTTCGGACTTATTAAAATCGCAATTTGACACGTTAGAAGCACCAAAAAATGCATTGCAAATAGCTATTAGTTTATCTCCAGAAAATATTATAAAAACTATAAAAAACGAATTAATGACTACTTCAGAATTTGGATTATTTGGTTTAGGTGTGATGGGAAAAAGCCTCTGTAGAAACTTAGCAACTAACGGATTCAAAATTTCGATGTTTAACAGACATGTTGAAGGCGTTGAAGAAGATATTGCTAAAAATTTTAAAGCTCAACATTCAGAGTTAGATCAAGCGGAAGCTTTTGATGATATTTCGTCGTTTATAAACTCTTTGCAAACGCCACGGAAAATAATGCTCATGGTAAATGCAGGAAAAACAATAGATCATGTCATTGAAGATTTATTTCCATTCCTATCAAAAGGAGATATATTAATCGATGGCGGAAATTCAAACTACAATAAAACAAAAGAACGGTTTGCCTATTTAAAAACCAAGAATATTCATTTCATTGGAGCTGGAGTTTCTGGCGGTGAAGAAGGCGCTCTAAAAGGACCTTCCATTATGCTAGGCGGAAACAAGGAAACGTACAAAGAAGTACAACCTTTTTTGGAAGCAATTGCGGCAAAAGACAAAAATAACTTGCCTTGTTGTACATATATTGGAAATGAAGGTAGCGGACATTTTGTGAAAATGGTTCATAACGGAATTGAGTACGTCGAAATGCAATTGCTTGCAGAAGTGTTTATGGTATTGAAGAAATTAGGGAACAATCCTGATGAAATTGCAACTATTTTGGAATCTTGGAAAACAACCGTAAATAGCTATTTACTAGAAATTACGATTGCTATTTTAAGAAAAAAAGAAGGCGATGATTGGTTAGTCAATAAAATAATGGACAAAGCAGGAAATAAAGGTACAGGAAACTGGACAACCATTACTACTGCGCAATTAGGCGTTCCAAGTACGATGATTGCTTCTGCGTTATTTGCACGTTATATTTCTTTCTATAAAGAAGATAGAATATTGGCGAGTCAAAACTTTCCGTCGAGTAATCAGGTCAAGCCTGATGTGTCAACTGATGAAATTTTAAAAGCGTACCAATTTGCTAGAATCATAAATCATTATCAAGGATTTACACTCATACAAGAAGCTTCAAAAAGCTACAAATGGAATTTAAACTTAAGTGAATTAGCACGAATTTGGACAAATGGCTGTATTATAAAATCTGATTTAATGATAGAATTGGTCACTATTTTCAAAACAACGAGTAATATCTTAACGAATGAGAACATCCTAAAAGAGCTAAATACACTAAAACCAGCGATAAAAAAGGTGGTTTCTGAATGTATTTTACATGAATTGCCAATTCCGAACTTAAGTGAATCGATCAACTTCTTACACAGTTTTGCAATAGCAAACTCATCAGCTAATATAATTCAAGCGCAACGTGATTATTTTGGAGCGCACACCTATCAAAGAAAAGATGATACATCTGGAAAATTCTATCATACCAACTGGAACTAA
- a CDS encoding chondroitinase-B domain-containing protein → MIKRFIYVLTLSFLICSCQGDSDTQSDSNSSLVTNITELTNAIKEAKPGTTIVLKNGVWKDIQVEFRGKGTKESPITIKPETVGKVTIEGESDLKFGGEFLIVEGLHFKNGFSPSNAVIDFKISNKDAADEIANNCKVTNCVIEDFNKPKRDNSDLWVNFWGRHNELSNCYIAGKTNRGPTVRVNISGIESINNYHQIVNNHFGPRPVKGGPSGETIQLGDSYTSMSPSHTMVANNLFEECNGEVEIISSKTNFNEFKNNVFYKSEGSLVTRHGNYVTIDGNYFIGDGVNENYGGIRIINTGHWVVNNYFYGLKGKSFRSPLAVMNGIPKSPLNRYNQVTDVVVAYNTYVNCSSPWQFGVGTNIAQADVLPKSEIRSARAIRTTVANNIIYNEKGLESIVVENDKADGVMFKNNIVDNQGVKFNDFNGGITEASLTLKKVSDNIMLPTGIPSNVEAYNGFDFNTIENDLFGTSRKDTKSIGAVIGVDVSNPNILDKSKYGTTWFSNEVEAKDPITHTVTKAEDLQTKINEATTGDIIALAEGIYAVNKSLVITKTLTIQSSGNAKAQLVFSGEANMPLFSLESKGKLTVNNLVLKGNASNYAFASLKENMSNHFGLTVSNTEISDFGYVLKAYKESFAERITFENTSIANCENGIELSEETNDKGDYNTEYLTINTCNFNNVKANVIDYYRGGYDESTIGGNLLITNSTFTNCGAKEKNKTLLNHTGIVNVNITKNTFKNNKVQFVSILWGAKNNVASENKITNSGQLKTEENLKMKLMY, encoded by the coding sequence ATGATAAAACGCTTCATTTATGTACTAACACTATCTTTTTTAATATGCTCTTGTCAAGGAGATTCAGATACTCAAAGTGATTCAAATAGTTCATTGGTTACTAATATAACAGAGTTAACGAATGCTATTAAAGAAGCAAAACCAGGTACTACGATTGTTCTTAAAAATGGTGTTTGGAAAGATATTCAAGTAGAATTTAGAGGAAAAGGAACGAAAGAAAGTCCAATTACCATAAAACCAGAAACCGTTGGGAAAGTCACTATTGAAGGTGAATCTGATCTAAAATTTGGAGGCGAATTTCTAATTGTAGAAGGCTTACATTTTAAAAACGGGTTTTCACCATCTAACGCAGTCATAGACTTTAAAATAAGCAATAAAGATGCAGCTGATGAAATAGCTAACAATTGCAAAGTGACCAATTGTGTTATTGAAGACTTTAACAAACCTAAACGCGATAACAGCGATTTATGGGTAAATTTCTGGGGAAGACACAACGAATTAAGCAACTGCTATATTGCTGGGAAAACAAACCGCGGACCAACGGTTAGAGTTAATATTTCAGGAATAGAAAGTATAAATAATTATCATCAAATTGTAAACAATCATTTTGGACCAAGACCTGTAAAAGGTGGCCCGAGTGGCGAAACTATTCAATTGGGTGATAGTTACACATCTATGTCGCCAAGTCATACTATGGTTGCAAATAACTTGTTTGAAGAGTGTAATGGTGAAGTTGAAATAATTTCAAGTAAGACAAATTTTAACGAATTTAAAAACAATGTATTTTATAAAAGTGAAGGTTCGTTAGTAACGCGTCACGGGAATTATGTGACTATTGATGGAAATTATTTTATTGGTGATGGCGTAAACGAAAATTATGGCGGAATTAGAATCATCAACACAGGACATTGGGTTGTAAATAACTATTTCTATGGTTTAAAAGGAAAAAGTTTCAGAAGTCCGTTGGCAGTAATGAACGGAATTCCGAAATCGCCATTAAATCGTTATAACCAAGTAACAGATGTCGTTGTAGCGTATAACACCTATGTAAATTGTAGTTCGCCTTGGCAATTTGGCGTTGGAACAAATATTGCGCAAGCTGATGTATTACCAAAATCTGAAATTCGCTCGGCAAGAGCAATTAGAACAACGGTTGCTAACAATATCATTTATAATGAAAAAGGACTAGAATCTATTGTTGTTGAAAACGATAAAGCTGACGGCGTGATGTTTAAGAACAATATTGTAGACAATCAAGGTGTAAAATTTAACGACTTTAATGGCGGAATTACTGAAGCGTCTTTAACGTTGAAAAAAGTATCAGACAATATTATGCTTCCAACAGGAATTCCAAGCAACGTAGAAGCGTATAATGGTTTTGATTTTAATACGATTGAAAACGATTTATTTGGTACATCAAGAAAAGATACTAAAAGTATTGGCGCAGTTATCGGTGTCGATGTTTCCAATCCGAATATTCTGGACAAATCTAAATATGGGACAACTTGGTTTTCAAACGAAGTTGAAGCGAAAGATCCAATTACGCATACGGTAACAAAAGCAGAAGACTTACAAACTAAAATAAATGAAGCAACTACGGGTGATATTATCGCTTTGGCGGAAGGTATATATGCTGTAAACAAATCATTAGTAATCACTAAAACGCTTACGATTCAATCTAGCGGAAACGCAAAAGCACAACTTGTTTTTTCTGGAGAAGCTAACATGCCGTTATTTTCATTAGAATCGAAAGGAAAGTTAACCGTAAATAATCTAGTTTTAAAAGGAAATGCTTCAAACTATGCATTTGCAAGTTTAAAAGAAAACATGTCTAATCATTTTGGATTAACAGTTTCAAATACTGAAATCAGTGACTTTGGGTATGTGTTAAAAGCATATAAAGAATCGTTTGCGGAGCGAATTACTTTTGAAAATACTTCAATCGCTAATTGTGAAAACGGAATAGAATTATCAGAAGAAACAAACGATAAAGGAGATTATAACACAGAATATTTAACCATAAATACCTGTAATTTCAATAATGTGAAAGCTAATGTAATTGATTATTATAGAGGTGGTTATGATGAATCTACAATTGGTGGAAACCTTTTAATAACGAATAGTACATTCACAAATTGTGGCGCAAAAGAGAAAAACAAAACGCTATTAAATCATACAGGAATTGTAAATGTAAATATCACTAAAAACACTTTCAAAAATAACAAAGTTCAATTTGTGTCCATATTATGGGGAGCAAAAAATAATGTAGCATCTGAAAATAAAATAACGAATTCAGGGCAACTAAAAACGGAAGAAAACCTCAAAATGAAATTGATGTATTAA